The following proteins come from a genomic window of Enterobacter chengduensis:
- a CDS encoding ShlB/FhaC/HecB family hemolysin secretion/activation protein, with protein sequence MDRLERQTSQVLIEEAKRTERLIQQQKKLREAGEETLTSSDSSWRFQINHIIILDDVLFDGSPLRQAIIDRYEGKMLGRTEIFELVKELTDFYISRGYATTLIGIEPGNIKTGTLSLRVLWGKINDLKVNGHEPSLRERTRLFTAYPFAKDKILNMQDIDQMVENLLRVYPKDNIDIQPSIVNSYSDLNLLHEPELPLSVAAGLNNSGIKADGWQQYYGSVTAKNIAGINDIFNVYYSWNNLKNNQDNQDSWSTSYSIPLGYWSFDALYYKSSYDKTLAGNNASYASDGDSDRASLRISRMLGRNATGKTSWWAKVERRNSNNSIENHRIDVSSKTYTAISSGATWVGALMNGWFYGDVGVTAAVPWFGSAWKNDADLKGFDLDYVKYNGIASWTRPLFQAGRLGGVYELNAGFQYTPHVLVSDAKLTLGDEFTVRGFKDDSLLVDSGGWIANTLQFPFDIGIGGIYQLIPYLGYDLGFAKDNCPKGVNVCDSQFMMGGSVGVKATGSHFSTYVLAGWPIKKPDSLEENTVDNTVVYYKMEVTF encoded by the coding sequence ATGGATCGTCTCGAAAGACAAACCAGCCAGGTATTAATAGAAGAAGCCAAGCGGACAGAACGGTTAATCCAGCAACAAAAAAAATTGCGTGAAGCCGGAGAAGAAACCCTGACCAGCAGCGACTCGAGCTGGCGCTTTCAGATCAATCATATCATTATTCTTGATGATGTCCTGTTTGACGGTTCGCCACTGCGTCAGGCGATTATCGATCGCTATGAAGGCAAAATGCTCGGCAGAACAGAAATATTTGAACTGGTTAAAGAGCTGACGGATTTTTATATTTCTCGCGGTTATGCCACAACGCTGATTGGTATTGAGCCAGGAAATATCAAAACGGGTACGCTCTCTCTACGGGTGCTGTGGGGAAAAATAAACGATCTTAAGGTTAACGGGCATGAACCGTCTCTCCGTGAACGCACGCGCCTGTTCACTGCCTACCCCTTTGCGAAAGACAAGATTCTGAACATGCAGGATATCGATCAGATGGTCGAAAACCTGCTGCGCGTTTATCCCAAAGACAATATTGATATTCAGCCGTCGATTGTAAACAGCTATTCCGATCTTAATCTGCTGCACGAGCCTGAGCTCCCCCTTTCCGTCGCCGCAGGCCTTAACAACTCTGGCATTAAGGCTGACGGCTGGCAGCAGTATTATGGCAGCGTAACCGCTAAAAACATTGCCGGTATCAATGATATTTTCAACGTATATTATTCATGGAATAACCTGAAAAATAACCAGGATAATCAGGATTCGTGGTCAACGAGTTACAGCATCCCACTGGGTTACTGGTCATTCGACGCGCTTTATTACAAATCCAGCTACGATAAAACCCTTGCCGGCAATAACGCCAGCTACGCGTCTGACGGAGATTCAGACCGCGCTTCACTGCGTATCAGCCGCATGCTGGGCCGTAACGCCACGGGTAAAACCAGCTGGTGGGCAAAAGTTGAAAGACGTAACAGCAATAACAGCATTGAAAACCACCGTATAGACGTCAGCTCTAAAACCTATACCGCGATTTCGTCAGGCGCAACGTGGGTCGGCGCCCTGATGAACGGCTGGTTCTATGGCGATGTGGGCGTGACGGCAGCGGTTCCCTGGTTCGGTTCTGCCTGGAAAAACGATGCCGATCTCAAAGGTTTTGACCTTGATTACGTCAAGTACAACGGCATTGCCAGCTGGACGCGTCCGCTTTTTCAGGCTGGCCGTCTGGGTGGCGTCTATGAACTCAACGCCGGGTTCCAGTACACCCCGCACGTCCTGGTCAGCGATGCCAAATTAACGCTGGGCGATGAATTCACCGTGCGCGGATTTAAAGATGATAGCCTGCTGGTTGATAGCGGCGGCTGGATCGCCAATACGCTGCAGTTTCCTTTTGATATAGGCATCGGCGGTATTTATCAGCTTATTCCCTATTTAGGTTATGACCTGGGCTTTGCCAAAGATAATTGCCCTAAAGGCGTCAACGTATGTGACAGCCAATTCATGATGGGTGGCTCGGTCGGAGTTAAAGCTACCGGTAGCCATTTCTCAACATATGTCCTCGCGGGCTGGCCTATAAAAAAACCAGAT